One genomic region from Terriglobus aquaticus encodes:
- a CDS encoding pyridoxal phosphate-dependent aminotransferase — translation MPARSQVPARLSHIAPAVVQSEIRAMSVACDAAGGVNLAQGICDTPAPTVVQQGAIDAILGGRNIYTRLDGIAALRDAIAAKLKEHNGIVADPEKEVLVTNGATGALYATLLALLNPGDEVIFFEPFYGYHVSTVVSLRMSATIVPLTPPDWKLDAQALRDAITDRTRAIIINTPANPCGKVYSREELQQIADVAQEHDLYVIVDEIYEYFIYDDAKHVSMATLPGMRERTITISGVSKTFSVTGWRIGYLTAPADLVPAIGYFHDLVYICPPSPGQYGALAGLTQLAGTSFYDDLKSEHLRKRDQLCEVLTSAGFGAPKPQGAYYIFAEASRIPGANAAERARTLLRETGVAAVAGSAFFREGRGETMLRFCFGKQQADLDRACEALRKL, via the coding sequence ATGCCCGCACGCTCCCAGGTTCCCGCCCGCCTCAGCCACATCGCCCCGGCCGTTGTTCAATCGGAGATTCGCGCCATGAGCGTGGCCTGTGACGCCGCGGGTGGTGTGAACCTGGCTCAAGGCATCTGTGACACACCCGCGCCCACGGTGGTGCAGCAGGGGGCAATCGATGCGATCCTAGGCGGCCGCAATATCTACACCCGCCTGGACGGGATCGCCGCTTTGCGTGATGCCATCGCGGCAAAGCTGAAGGAGCACAACGGCATCGTTGCCGATCCGGAGAAGGAAGTGCTGGTCACGAACGGGGCGACGGGAGCGCTGTATGCAACGCTTTTGGCATTGCTGAATCCCGGCGACGAGGTCATCTTCTTCGAACCGTTCTACGGGTATCACGTGAGTACGGTGGTCAGCCTGCGCATGTCCGCCACAATCGTTCCGCTGACCCCACCCGACTGGAAGCTGGATGCGCAGGCTCTGCGAGATGCGATCACCGACCGTACGCGCGCCATCATCATCAACACACCCGCAAACCCATGCGGCAAGGTCTACAGCAGGGAAGAACTGCAGCAGATTGCCGACGTGGCACAGGAGCACGACCTGTATGTGATCGTGGACGAGATCTACGAGTACTTCATCTACGACGACGCGAAACATGTGTCGATGGCCACGCTGCCGGGCATGCGCGAGCGCACAATCACGATTTCAGGAGTATCGAAGACGTTCAGCGTGACTGGCTGGCGCATCGGGTACCTTACTGCACCGGCGGACCTGGTTCCGGCGATCGGGTACTTTCACGACCTGGTGTACATCTGCCCGCCCTCGCCCGGGCAGTACGGAGCCTTAGCGGGGCTGACCCAACTTGCCGGAACTTCCTTCTACGACGATCTGAAATCGGAGCATCTGCGCAAGCGAGACCAACTTTGCGAGGTTCTGACCAGTGCCGGTTTCGGCGCACCGAAACCGCAAGGCGCGTACTACATCTTCGCGGAGGCGTCGCGCATTCCGGGAGCGAACGCTGCGGAGCGGGCACGCACGCTGCTGCGCGAGACCGGCGTGGCCGCCGTTGCAGGATCGGCGTTCTTCCGAGAGGGTAGGGGAGAAACGATGCTGCGGTTCTGCTTCGGCAAGCAGCAGGCCGACCTGGACCGAGCCTGCGAGGCACTGCGGAAGCTGTAA
- a CDS encoding helix-turn-helix transcriptional regulator, with the protein MIRNRLRELRAERGLTQQDVASRIGVSRQTLNAIEGGKYSPSLEVAFLIAAMLQVALDRVFWFEAE; encoded by the coding sequence ATGATCCGGAACCGGTTGCGCGAACTGCGAGCGGAGCGGGGCTTGACGCAGCAGGACGTGGCGAGCCGCATCGGGGTGTCCCGCCAGACGCTGAACGCAATCGAAGGCGGGAAGTACTCGCCCTCGCTGGAAGTGGCGTTCCTGATTGCGGCGATGTTGCAGGTGGCCTTGGACCGGGTGTTTTGGTTTGAGGCGGAGTAA
- a CDS encoding protein-methionine-sulfoxide reductase heme-binding subunit MsrQ, with translation MTNRAVQWTKPLIFLLFLTPSLLLVRALLANQLGSDPVATLTHNTGDLAVYCLLIGLAISPVRRLSPRLGFLVRYRRMVGLFAFYYATLHLLVYVFLFSGFDITSALANVKAHEWHALRQNWIDVWPTLRDDLKKRVFIQVGLLAWFLLFLLAITSPQSVMRRMGGKPWQTLHRVVYGAAILAMVHYWWLVKKGNLAPLADTVVLAVLLLARPAWSWWQKRRARPTLQTAA, from the coding sequence ATGACCAACCGCGCCGTGCAGTGGACGAAGCCGTTGATCTTCCTGCTATTCCTCACGCCGTCACTACTGCTTGTCCGGGCTCTGCTTGCCAATCAACTCGGCTCCGATCCCGTAGCGACGCTGACACACAACACGGGCGACCTGGCCGTGTACTGCCTGCTGATCGGTCTGGCTATCTCGCCGGTGCGGCGCCTTTCGCCGAGGCTCGGCTTCCTGGTGCGCTACCGCCGCATGGTCGGCCTGTTCGCCTTTTACTACGCGACGCTGCACCTGTTGGTGTACGTCTTCCTCTTTTCCGGCTTCGACATCACTTCCGCTCTGGCAAACGTGAAAGCGCACGAGTGGCATGCCTTACGCCAGAACTGGATCGATGTGTGGCCGACCCTGCGCGATGACCTGAAAAAGCGCGTGTTCATCCAGGTTGGACTGTTGGCCTGGTTCCTGCTGTTCCTGCTGGCGATTACGTCCCCGCAGAGCGTGATGCGGAGAATGGGCGGCAAACCGTGGCAGACGCTGCATCGCGTGGTCTACGGTGCAGCAATTCTGGCTATGGTGCACTACTGGTGGCTGGTGAAGAAGGGCAATCTGGCGCCGCTCGCCGATACCGTAGTCCTCGCAGTCCTGCTGCTGGCCCGACCCGCGTGGAGTTGGTGGCAGAAGCGGCGGGCGCGGCCCACCCTGCAAACCGCGGCCTGA
- a CDS encoding sugar transferase — MKQQLATSRSAAVSYKPVLGVCMKLTDVGLLTLCLCALTMPSGLSNALHHPAYILALRVPVKGLLVLSLCALFWTSVLHSIGAYDGRRITNGSNLLLRLYTGIGICSVMTLIMLHLRNLDSSIITPLLSFFVGSYMLAALSRGLALCSDRYVRPMLRETRRTIIVGTGERSRELSARLSLDRQYWYDVVGYVDSVPVAESTFAGRPILGTISDLQDLLMREHIDEVLIALPVRSCYEDICEVLQLCEASGVRSQYLSDQFATSVTKRRQSQGDNAERVVFHMVHSDLRQIIKRSFDVAGALIGLLLLSPLMLLIAGLIKATSPGPVFFSQVRYGLNKRRFPMFKFRSMVPDAEQQQAGLEHLNETGGPVFKIKEDPRITPIGRLLRKTSLDELPQLWNVLRGEMSLVGPRPLPMRDVSNFAELSLVRRFSVKPGMTGLWQVSGRSSTSFDGWIKLDLYYIDHWSLLMDARILMRTLPAVLRGSGAS, encoded by the coding sequence ATGAAGCAGCAGCTTGCCACGTCCCGATCGGCCGCAGTTTCCTACAAGCCCGTTCTGGGCGTGTGCATGAAGCTGACCGATGTCGGGCTGCTTACGCTGTGCTTATGTGCGTTGACGATGCCGTCCGGGTTGAGCAACGCCCTGCACCATCCTGCCTACATTCTTGCGCTGCGTGTACCAGTCAAAGGCCTGCTTGTTCTGTCTCTTTGCGCCCTGTTCTGGACTTCCGTGTTGCACTCGATCGGAGCGTACGACGGCCGTCGCATCACGAACGGCAGCAACCTCCTATTGCGCTTGTACACGGGCATTGGCATCTGCTCCGTCATGACGCTGATCATGCTGCACCTGCGCAACCTGGACAGCAGCATCATCACGCCGCTGCTCAGCTTCTTCGTGGGCAGCTACATGCTGGCCGCGCTCAGCCGTGGCCTGGCGCTTTGCTCAGACCGTTATGTTCGCCCGATGCTACGGGAGACGCGGCGCACCATCATTGTCGGAACAGGCGAGCGATCGCGCGAGCTTTCAGCGCGGCTCTCTTTGGATCGCCAGTACTGGTATGACGTGGTGGGGTATGTGGACTCGGTTCCTGTTGCAGAAAGCACTTTCGCGGGCCGGCCGATCCTGGGCACCATCTCCGATCTGCAAGACCTGCTCATGCGCGAGCACATCGACGAAGTGCTGATCGCGCTGCCCGTGCGGTCGTGCTACGAGGACATCTGCGAGGTTCTGCAGTTGTGTGAGGCTAGCGGCGTTCGGTCGCAGTACCTGTCGGACCAATTTGCGACGTCTGTCACGAAGCGGCGTCAGTCCCAGGGAGACAACGCCGAGCGCGTCGTCTTCCACATGGTCCACAGCGATTTGCGGCAGATTATCAAGCGCAGTTTCGATGTCGCCGGTGCCCTGATCGGGCTGCTATTGCTCTCGCCGCTCATGCTGCTGATTGCCGGTCTCATCAAGGCAACCAGCCCCGGCCCGGTGTTCTTTTCGCAGGTCCGCTACGGGCTCAACAAGCGCCGATTTCCTATGTTCAAGTTTCGGTCGATGGTGCCGGATGCGGAGCAGCAGCAAGCCGGGCTGGAGCACTTGAACGAGACCGGTGGCCCGGTGTTCAAGATCAAGGAAGATCCTCGCATCACGCCCATCGGACGTCTGCTTCGCAAGACGTCGCTCGATGAGTTGCCACAGTTGTGGAACGTTCTGCGGGGAGAGATGTCGCTGGTTGGCCCACGGCCACTGCCCATGCGCGACGTGAGCAATTTCGCAGAGCTGTCGCTGGTGCGGCGGTTCAGCGTCAAGCCGGGCATGACTGGCCTGTGGCAGGTGAGTGGACGGTCGTCGACCAGCTTTGACGGTTGGATCAAGTTGGATCTTTACTACATTGACCACTGGTCGCTGCTGATGGATGCGCGAATCCTGATGCGCACCCTTCCTGCGGTACTGCGGGGCAGTGGCGCTTCCTAG
- a CDS encoding LLM class flavin-dependent oxidoreductase translates to MRYGYWMPVFGGWLRNVENESMEASWSYTRRLAQRSEQIGFDLSLIAELNLNDIKGIDAPSLDAWSTAAALAAVTETLELMVAVRPTFHAPALFAKQAASIDRISNGRLALNVVSSWWQQEAAMYGVHFDQHDDRYGRTSEWLDVVNGIWSEPRFSHAGKHYTVTDTVMEPKPVRTPRPPIYAGGESEAAKNLIAQKCDAYVMHGDSPEHVAAKITDMRERRERLGLPPMEYGVAGYAVVRDSEAEVKAELARITDVNASAKGFANYQQWLSGTQLERQMSIEEYSVSNRGLRSGLTGTPQQVADRVGEFERAGVDLLLLQFSPQLEEMERFGETVIRSQPLDPAR, encoded by the coding sequence ATGCGCTACGGGTACTGGATGCCGGTCTTTGGTGGCTGGCTGCGCAACGTTGAAAACGAAAGCATGGAAGCAAGCTGGTCATATACCCGGCGGCTTGCGCAGCGCAGCGAGCAGATCGGCTTCGACCTGTCGCTGATTGCGGAACTGAACCTGAACGATATCAAGGGTATCGACGCACCGAGCCTGGACGCGTGGTCCACGGCCGCGGCCCTGGCCGCCGTCACCGAGACGCTGGAACTCATGGTCGCGGTTCGCCCCACCTTTCATGCTCCCGCCCTGTTTGCCAAACAGGCTGCCAGCATCGACCGCATCTCGAACGGCCGTCTCGCCCTGAACGTCGTGTCGTCGTGGTGGCAGCAGGAAGCTGCCATGTACGGCGTCCACTTCGACCAGCACGACGATCGCTACGGCCGCACTAGCGAGTGGCTCGACGTGGTTAACGGCATCTGGTCGGAGCCCCGTTTCAGCCACGCTGGCAAGCACTACACCGTTACGGACACCGTGATGGAACCGAAGCCGGTACGAACACCACGGCCTCCCATCTATGCCGGCGGCGAAAGCGAAGCCGCGAAGAACCTGATCGCGCAGAAGTGTGACGCCTATGTCATGCACGGCGACTCTCCCGAGCACGTGGCAGCGAAGATCACGGACATGCGAGAGCGCCGGGAGCGCCTGGGCCTGCCGCCGATGGAGTATGGGGTGGCGGGATATGCCGTCGTGCGCGACTCCGAAGCCGAGGTGAAGGCGGAACTGGCGCGCATCACGGATGTGAACGCGAGCGCAAAGGGCTTTGCGAACTACCAGCAATGGCTGAGCGGAACCCAGCTGGAACGGCAGATGTCGATCGAGGAGTACTCGGTGTCCAACCGTGGCCTGCGCTCCGGCCTGACCGGAACCCCGCAGCAGGTTGCCGACCGCGTGGGCGAGTTCGAGCGTGCCGGCGTCGACTTGTTGCTGCTGCAGTTCAGCCCGCAACTGGAAGAGATGGAGAGATTTGGCGAGACGGTGATTCGCAGCCAGCCTCTGGACCCAGCTAGGTAG
- a CDS encoding PIG-L deacetylase family protein, giving the protein MPGRLMCVVAHPDDECFGFGGALALAADAGWSTSVICLTDGQAATNRGTSTDSADLGRMRREELAASCRILGVSEHELLDYHDGRLEFASLHEVGSRLVERMRSWKPDVVLTFALDGGLNVHPDHAAVSAFTSAAFRWSARSKRYPELGLPPWTPQRLYHLSTDFCLADREPLLPSPWTVKLDITSVKQRKEEAFLAHTSQVAVYDKVKPYWDRYGDFEYYTQMAAASPEQMQQTTSIFEEQ; this is encoded by the coding sequence TTGCCTGGAAGATTGATGTGCGTGGTAGCGCACCCGGACGATGAATGCTTCGGCTTCGGCGGAGCTTTGGCGCTGGCAGCCGATGCGGGATGGTCGACAAGCGTGATCTGCCTCACGGACGGCCAGGCCGCAACAAACCGCGGCACCTCCACAGACAGTGCCGACCTGGGTCGCATGCGTCGCGAAGAGCTGGCCGCAAGCTGCCGGATCCTGGGCGTTTCTGAGCATGAACTGCTGGACTACCATGACGGACGCCTGGAGTTCGCAAGCTTGCACGAGGTCGGCAGCCGTTTAGTCGAGCGCATGCGCTCCTGGAAGCCCGATGTCGTGCTCACCTTTGCTCTGGATGGTGGCCTAAACGTGCATCCGGACCACGCCGCGGTGAGCGCCTTTACCTCGGCGGCGTTCCGCTGGTCAGCGCGGTCCAAGCGCTATCCCGAGCTCGGGCTGCCACCGTGGACACCGCAGCGGCTCTACCACCTGAGTACCGACTTCTGCCTCGCCGATCGCGAGCCGCTGCTGCCCTCACCGTGGACGGTCAAGCTCGACATCACAAGCGTGAAGCAGCGCAAAGAGGAAGCCTTCCTGGCCCACACATCGCAGGTTGCGGTGTACGACAAGGTGAAGCCGTACTGGGACCGCTACGGAGATTTCGAGTACTACACGCAGATGGCAGCAGCGTCGCCGGAGCAGATGCAGCAGACTACCTCAATCTTCGAAGAGCAGTAA
- a CDS encoding sugar phosphate nucleotidyltransferase codes for MWGIIPAAGLGSRIQPLAFSKELLPVGSRVETDGTERPRAVSEYLVERLIAAGCDKLCFVISPGKSDILAYYGSRVWGADIVYAVQPAAGGLCDALFRAAPVIGPDEPVAIGLPDTIWFPHDGLAQLPEDRLSFLLFPVERPELFDAVVTTEAGDVEKIQVKDPKATSHWIWGALRMPGRVFHELHALWCQADRQDEYLGTLVNAWLAQGGRACGVRAGRSYVDTGTLHGYRAAIRLLSEPGTELA; via the coding sequence ATGTGGGGCATCATTCCGGCCGCCGGTCTTGGCAGCCGCATCCAGCCGCTGGCGTTTAGCAAAGAACTGCTGCCGGTGGGCAGCCGCGTGGAAACGGACGGCACGGAGCGGCCCCGAGCGGTGAGCGAGTACTTGGTGGAGCGCCTGATCGCGGCCGGTTGCGACAAGCTCTGCTTCGTCATCTCTCCGGGCAAGTCGGACATCCTCGCCTACTACGGGTCGCGGGTCTGGGGCGCGGATATCGTGTACGCCGTGCAGCCCGCAGCGGGCGGATTGTGTGATGCGCTGTTTCGGGCGGCCCCGGTGATCGGGCCGGACGAACCGGTCGCAATCGGTCTGCCGGACACGATTTGGTTCCCGCATGACGGTCTCGCCCAACTGCCTGAGGATCGCCTCTCGTTTCTCCTGTTTCCTGTGGAGAGGCCGGAGTTGTTTGACGCCGTGGTGACCACCGAGGCGGGCGACGTAGAAAAGATCCAGGTTAAGGATCCAAAGGCCACCAGTCACTGGATCTGGGGTGCGTTACGGATGCCGGGCCGCGTCTTCCATGAACTGCATGCGTTGTGGTGCCAAGCGGACCGGCAAGACGAATACCTTGGAACTCTGGTGAACGCATGGCTCGCACAAGGCGGGCGTGCATGCGGGGTGCGGGCGGGACGCTCGTACGTGGATACCGGCACTCTGCATGGGTACCGCGCCGCGATCCGGCTTCTCTCCGAGCCCGGGACTGAATTGGCATAG
- a CDS encoding CgeB family protein, producing the protein MSGWNIAIFGLTVSSSWGNGHATLWRGLLRALSDRGHHVTFFEKDVQYYRDARDLTELPGGGELQFYPDLDGVRAAAQQALDSADVAIVTSYCPEGSQVAQMLLESKAGLKVFYDLDTPVTLRSLDSGERPEYLPPDGLAGFDLVLSYTGGRALTELQQRLGARNVAPLYGWVDPLQHHPVPPQEHYLCDLSYLGTYAPDRQPALDRLFLETARRLPERAFLIGGAQYPADFPWTSNLFFHRHVPPAAHPAFFSSSQWTLNITREAMAEYGFCPSGRLFEAASCGTPLLSDQWEGLDTFLTPGEQILLVDSPDDVVHALQRSPEERNRIARQARDRVLVEHTADARAKTLESLLEQAWHPAVPTLAIAGAR; encoded by the coding sequence TTGTCTGGATGGAACATTGCGATCTTCGGCCTGACGGTGAGCTCATCGTGGGGCAACGGCCACGCCACGCTCTGGCGCGGCTTGCTGCGGGCTCTCTCCGATCGCGGCCACCACGTCACCTTCTTTGAAAAAGACGTTCAGTACTATCGCGATGCACGTGACCTGACGGAGCTGCCGGGCGGTGGCGAACTGCAGTTCTACCCGGATCTTGACGGCGTCCGTGCTGCAGCGCAGCAGGCGCTCGACAGTGCCGACGTGGCGATTGTGACCAGCTACTGTCCGGAAGGCAGCCAGGTTGCGCAGATGCTGCTCGAATCCAAGGCTGGTCTGAAGGTGTTCTACGACCTGGATACGCCGGTCACGTTGCGGTCGTTGGACTCCGGGGAACGTCCCGAATACCTGCCTCCGGACGGTCTGGCCGGTTTCGACCTGGTGCTCAGTTACACGGGTGGCCGCGCCCTGACGGAATTGCAACAGCGACTCGGTGCGAGGAACGTCGCGCCTCTGTATGGCTGGGTTGATCCGTTGCAGCACCACCCGGTGCCGCCTCAGGAGCATTACCTCTGCGATCTGTCGTACCTGGGCACCTACGCCCCCGATCGCCAGCCGGCGCTGGATCGACTGTTTCTTGAAACAGCGCGGCGTTTGCCTGAGCGCGCATTTCTAATCGGTGGAGCGCAGTATCCGGCAGACTTCCCGTGGACCAGCAATCTGTTCTTCCATCGTCACGTTCCACCGGCGGCGCACCCCGCGTTCTTCTCGTCTTCGCAGTGGACGCTCAACATCACGCGAGAAGCCATGGCGGAGTACGGGTTTTGCCCGTCGGGACGTCTGTTCGAAGCGGCAAGCTGTGGCACGCCGTTGCTGAGTGACCAGTGGGAGGGCCTGGACACGTTTCTGACTCCCGGGGAGCAGATCCTGCTGGTCGACTCCCCGGACGACGTGGTGCATGCATTGCAGCGTTCCCCGGAAGAGCGGAATCGCATCGCACGGCAGGCGCGGGATCGGGTCTTGGTGGAGCACACCGCAGACGCGCGCGCCAAGACGCTGGAGAGCCTGCTGGAGCAGGCCTGGCACCCAGCAGTCCCAACGCTAGCAATCGCGGGAGCACGCTGA
- the msrP gene encoding protein-methionine-sulfoxide reductase catalytic subunit MsrP, with the protein MLLKNAPEFRSSEVTPREKFLNRRNLIFGGLAAAGLLYEARKKLPPIGTPGIAFAANKLPSRPGSFPAVNETVTPKQKAITYNNFYEFGTDKRDPADHAGSLHTRPWTVTLEGLCNNPKTVGIDDLLRYRPLEDRTYRFRCVEAWSMVIPWVGYSLAELIKFAQPKAQAKYVEFISFFDPKQESDAPGMIQWPYREGLRMDEAMHPLTLLTFGSYGETLENQQGAPVRIIVPWKYGFKSAKSVTRIRFVAEEPATTWDTLSPSEYGFYSNVNPQRDEPRWSQAHERRIDTSLLPHTVPTLPFNGYAEQVAGLYKGMDLIKNY; encoded by the coding sequence ATGTTGCTCAAGAACGCACCGGAATTCCGTTCCTCCGAAGTAACACCGAGAGAGAAATTCCTGAACCGCAGGAATTTGATCTTCGGCGGGCTGGCGGCGGCGGGCCTGCTCTACGAAGCTCGCAAGAAGCTGCCACCCATCGGCACGCCCGGGATTGCCTTTGCGGCGAACAAACTGCCCTCGCGCCCAGGTTCATTTCCGGCCGTTAACGAGACGGTCACGCCCAAGCAGAAGGCGATCACCTACAACAACTTCTACGAGTTCGGCACAGACAAGCGCGATCCCGCTGACCACGCCGGCAGTCTGCATACGCGGCCCTGGACGGTCACGCTGGAAGGCCTTTGCAATAACCCGAAGACGGTCGGCATCGACGACCTGTTACGCTACCGTCCGCTGGAGGACCGCACCTATCGTTTCCGCTGTGTCGAAGCATGGAGCATGGTGATCCCCTGGGTCGGTTACTCGCTTGCCGAACTGATCAAGTTCGCTCAGCCCAAGGCGCAGGCGAAGTACGTCGAGTTCATCTCGTTCTTCGACCCCAAGCAGGAGTCCGACGCTCCCGGCATGATCCAGTGGCCGTATCGCGAAGGCCTGCGGATGGACGAGGCGATGCACCCCCTCACCCTGCTCACGTTCGGCTCGTATGGCGAGACCCTTGAAAATCAGCAGGGCGCGCCTGTGCGCATCATCGTGCCGTGGAAGTACGGGTTCAAGTCAGCCAAGTCGGTCACCCGCATCCGCTTTGTCGCGGAGGAACCCGCAACCACATGGGATACCCTGAGCCCGAGCGAATACGGTTTCTACAGCAACGTGAACCCGCAAAGGGATGAACCGCGCTGGAGCCAGGCTCACGAACGGCGCATCGACACCTCGTTGCTGCCGCACACGGTACCCACGCTGCCGTTCAACGGCTATGCGGAGCAGGTTGCGGGCCTGTATAAGGGCATGGACCTGATCAAGAACTACTAG
- a CDS encoding 2-keto-4-pentenoate hydratase: MTELSAARENVLFRTADFLLDHRRTGEPVADIPEELLPLSEQEAFFVQDTMMRAYDEIGGWKIGARSPDGTPFFAPMPAQWMGANGTLFRGPMHRLHGVEAEIAFQLKSDLPKRSEPYTRDEVLSAIGSCHSAIEVIESALLEPLSAPRESMMADMQMHGGFVAGPAIPNWQDIDWQKEGVHLMVDGSVRVENVASNPGGTDFLRLLTYLANEGSHRTGGLRAEQWITTGSWTGVTWATPSAQVSVEFDHAGSVSLQFAAQPF; the protein is encoded by the coding sequence ATGACCGAACTCAGCGCCGCCCGTGAAAACGTCCTGTTCCGCACTGCCGATTTCTTGTTGGATCATCGCCGCACGGGCGAACCGGTGGCCGATATCCCTGAAGAATTGCTCCCCCTTTCGGAGCAGGAAGCGTTCTTTGTTCAGGACACCATGATGCGCGCCTATGACGAGATCGGAGGATGGAAGATCGGCGCCCGCTCCCCGGATGGAACACCTTTTTTCGCACCGATGCCGGCCCAATGGATGGGTGCAAACGGAACCCTGTTTCGGGGACCGATGCACCGCCTGCACGGGGTGGAAGCAGAGATCGCCTTTCAGTTGAAATCCGACCTGCCGAAGCGCTCTGAGCCGTACACGCGCGACGAGGTGCTTTCCGCGATTGGATCGTGCCATTCCGCAATCGAGGTGATCGAATCGGCCCTGCTCGAGCCGCTGTCTGCACCTCGCGAAAGCATGATGGCGGACATGCAGATGCACGGCGGATTCGTGGCAGGTCCCGCGATTCCCAATTGGCAAGACATCGATTGGCAGAAGGAAGGCGTTCACCTGATGGTGGATGGGAGCGTGCGCGTGGAGAATGTGGCTTCGAATCCGGGTGGTACAGACTTTCTGCGGCTGCTCACCTACTTGGCGAACGAAGGCTCTCATCGCACCGGCGGCCTGCGTGCCGAGCAGTGGATCACGACCGGCAGTTGGACCGGTGTGACCTGGGCAACGCCCAGCGCCCAGGTGTCCGTCGAGTTCGACCACGCGGGAAGCGTGAGCCTGCAGTTTGCGGCGCAGCCCTTCTAA
- a CDS encoding ribonuclease HII translates to MLREAICSDAPEEALRYRGFASIAGIDEVGRGALFGPVVAAAVILPRRTTRLQRLGLRDSKQLKREDRERLDREVRKAAIAFGIGEVDAAGIDRINIYQASRLAMRLAVEALPVEPDHLLIDALRIEHACAQTKIIYGDSLSISIAAASVIAKVHRDAMMREMDNQYPQYGLANHKGYATPEHRAALKKHGPCELHRRSFAPVAKFYGPEALRLALENEERLQEQALRDDDVLDTLLNDAPEEELCLED, encoded by the coding sequence ATGCTACGGGAGGCCATCTGTTCCGACGCTCCCGAGGAGGCCCTGAGATACCGCGGATTCGCCAGCATCGCGGGCATCGACGAGGTCGGCCGGGGAGCCCTGTTCGGCCCTGTCGTCGCGGCTGCGGTCATCCTTCCGCGGCGTACCACGCGACTGCAGCGCCTCGGTCTGCGCGACTCCAAGCAGTTGAAGCGCGAAGATCGGGAACGTCTCGATCGCGAAGTGCGCAAAGCAGCGATCGCGTTCGGCATCGGTGAGGTGGATGCAGCGGGCATCGACCGGATCAATATCTACCAGGCGAGCCGGCTGGCCATGCGTCTGGCCGTGGAAGCTCTGCCCGTTGAGCCCGATCACCTCTTGATCGACGCGCTGCGAATCGAACACGCCTGCGCGCAGACCAAGATCATCTATGGCGATTCGTTGTCCATCTCCATTGCGGCAGCGAGCGTAATCGCCAAGGTGCACCGCGATGCCATGATGCGTGAGATGGACAATCAGTACCCGCAGTACGGGCTCGCCAACCACAAGGGTTATGCCACGCCGGAACATCGCGCCGCGCTCAAGAAGCACGGTCCGTGCGAGCTGCACCGGCGCAGCTTTGCCCCGGTTGCGAAGTTCTACGGTCCGGAGGCGTTGCGGCTAGCACTCGAAAACGAGGAGCGCCTGCAGGAACAGGCGTTGCGGGACGATGACGTGCTGGACACTTTGCTGAACGATGCACCTGAGGAGGAGCTTTGCCTGGAAGATTGA